A stretch of bacterium DNA encodes these proteins:
- a CDS encoding hydrogenase, translated as MSLKIGSLKRSIWVYHLACSPCNNCDIEILDILTPRFDVERFGIVLVGSPRHADALLVTGMVNRQIKPRLQEAYRQTPKPCVVFAIGSCAVSGNFFRRSYNMAGPVDRVIKEIDPNAIVVYVPGCPPKPEAIISSVVKAIKFLDNLKKKKVKV; from the coding sequence ATGTCATTGAAAATTGGCTCATTAAAAAGATCAATATGGGTTTATCACTTGGCGTGTTCGCCATGTAACAATTGTGATATTGAGATTCTCGATATTCTTACGCCAAGATTTGATGTCGAGCGGTTCGGCATAGTTCTTGTGGGAAGTCCTCGTCACGCTGATGCTTTGCTTGTTACGGGAATGGTTAACAGGCAGATAAAGCCAAGATTACAAGAGGCATACAGGCAAACTCCCAAACCGTGCGTGGTGTTCGCTATTGGTTCTTGTGCAGTTTCAGGAAATTTCTTCAGGCGAAGCTACAACATGGCTGGTCCCGTCGACAGAGTGATAAAAGAGATAGACCCCAATGCCATAGTGGTTTATGTTCCCGGGTGTCCACCAAAACCTGAAGCGATAATATCGAGCGTTGTCAAAGCTATCAAATTCCTGGACAATCTTAAGAAAAAGAAAGTAAAAGTTTGA
- a CDS encoding NADH-quinone oxidoreductase subunit C — protein MPDKLIIDVLKEKLGDMIKSIEQPRKRRIYLFVDRDDVQDAARTIFYDMGGRLCTASAIDTPQGVEIIYHFYLDHDQMMVNLKTLAPRPDLVTKSVGAVFKAAEWIEREIMDFFGVKFEGHPDPRKLLIADDFPEGLYPFRCDYPQREVEGFKPYINEPPNPDETCEM, from the coding sequence ATGCCCGATAAACTTATAATAGATGTTCTTAAAGAGAAACTCGGCGATATGATAAAAAGCATAGAGCAACCAAGGAAGAGACGAATATATCTTTTCGTTGATAGGGATGATGTTCAGGATGCGGCGAGAACGATATTTTACGATATGGGTGGGCGGCTTTGCACGGCATCCGCTATAGATACGCCACAAGGTGTAGAGATTATTTATCACTTTTACCTCGACCACGACCAGATGATGGTTAACCTTAAAACGCTCGCTCCGCGTCCTGACCTGGTTACTAAGTCTGTCGGGGCGGTTTTCAAGGCTGCCGAATGGATAGAGCGAGAGATAATGGACTTTTTCGGAGTGAAATTTGAGGGGCACCCCGATCCACGAAAGCTGCTTATAGCGGATGATTTTCCCGAGGGGCTTTATCCTTTCAGGTGCGACTATCCACAGCGTGAGGTCGAGGGATTTAAACCATATATTAACGAGCCACCCAATCCTGATGAGACTTGTGAAATGTAA